From Pseudomonas sp. FP2335, the proteins below share one genomic window:
- a CDS encoding 3-oxoacyl-ACP reductase family protein — protein sequence MTTHNLSGKVALIQGGSRGIGAAIVKRLAAQGAAVAFTYVSSAAKAEELQNSVISEGGKALAIHADSADAAAIRNAVNATVEAFGRLDILVNNAGVLAIAPLEAFKLEDFDQTLAINVRSVFIATQEAAKHMGDGGRVINIGSTNAERMPFGGGGPYAMSKAALVGLTKGLARDLGPRGITINNVQPGPVDTDMNPANSDFAESLIGLMAVGRYGHVEEIASFVAYLAGPEAGYITGASLTIDGGFSA from the coding sequence ATGACCACACACAACCTCAGCGGCAAAGTCGCCTTGATTCAAGGCGGTTCCCGCGGCATCGGCGCCGCCATCGTCAAGCGCCTGGCGGCGCAAGGTGCAGCGGTTGCCTTTACTTACGTGAGCTCGGCCGCCAAGGCTGAAGAATTACAAAACAGCGTGATCAGCGAAGGTGGCAAAGCCTTGGCGATCCACGCCGACAGCGCCGATGCCGCAGCGATCCGCAACGCGGTCAACGCCACCGTCGAAGCCTTTGGCCGCCTGGACATCCTGGTGAACAACGCCGGCGTCCTGGCCATCGCGCCGCTGGAAGCGTTCAAGCTGGAAGACTTCGACCAGACCCTGGCGATCAACGTGCGCAGCGTGTTTATTGCGACCCAGGAAGCGGCCAAGCATATGGGAGACGGCGGCCGGGTGATCAATATCGGCAGTACCAACGCCGAGCGCATGCCCTTTGGCGGCGGTGGCCCGTATGCGATGAGCAAGGCGGCGCTGGTGGGCTTGACCAAAGGCTTGGCACGGGATCTGGGGCCACGCGGGATTACCATCAACAACGTGCAGCCTGGGCCGGTGGATACCGACATGAACCCGGCGAACAGTGATTTTGCCGAGAGCTTGATCGGGCTGATGGCGGTGGGGCGGTATGGGCATGTGGAGGAGATTGCCAGTTTTGTGGCGTACCTCGCCGGCCCGGAAGCCGGTTATATCACTGGGGCGAGCCTGACCATCGATGGTGGTTTCAGCGCCTAG
- a CDS encoding HAD-IA family hydrolase, which yields MNAPRTAVPIKAVIFDMDGLLLDTEGIYTEVTQIIAERYGRTYDWGIKQHIIGRGAQDLADYVVKALDLPITPAEFLRVREPLMSERFPTALGMPGAEALVRHLKAHDIPIAVGTSSSRNSFGHKTTLHREWFGLFDTIVTADDPEVGAAKPAPDIFLTAARRLGIAPEDCLVFEDSPFGVTAAKAANMTAIAVPDEAMADSKYQHADQIIRRLADFDLAAYGLPPIR from the coding sequence ATGAATGCACCGCGTACCGCTGTCCCGATCAAGGCCGTGATTTTCGATATGGACGGGTTGTTGCTGGATACAGAAGGCATCTACACCGAAGTCACGCAGATCATCGCTGAACGCTACGGCCGCACCTATGACTGGGGGATCAAGCAGCACATCATCGGGCGTGGTGCCCAGGACCTGGCCGACTACGTGGTCAAGGCGCTGGACCTGCCGATTACCCCGGCGGAGTTTTTGCGGGTCCGCGAGCCCTTGATGAGCGAGCGTTTCCCCACCGCCCTGGGCATGCCCGGTGCCGAAGCGCTGGTGCGCCACTTGAAGGCGCATGACATTCCGATTGCCGTGGGCACCAGCTCGTCGCGCAATTCGTTTGGCCACAAGACGACGTTGCACCGCGAGTGGTTTGGCCTGTTCGACACCATCGTCACCGCTGACGACCCGGAAGTCGGCGCCGCCAAACCTGCGCCCGACATCTTCCTCACTGCCGCCCGCCGCCTGGGCATTGCACCCGAGGACTGCCTGGTGTTCGAAGATTCGCCGTTCGGCGTGACCGCCGCCAAGGCTGCGAACATGACCGCCATCGCCGTGCCGGATGAGGCCATGGCCGACAGCAAGTACCAGCATGCCGACCAGATCATCCGCAGACTTGCGGACTTTGACCTGGCGGCTTACGGCTTGCCGCCCATCCGCTGA
- a CDS encoding DUF2784 domain-containing protein, with translation MFYRLAADSLVLFHLSFILFVLFGGLLALKWRRVIWLHLPAVAWGIAVELLHLPCPLTRWENLFRHLAGQDGYGGGFIEHYILTLIYPAGLTPDIQLALGAVVVAVNVAVYGWLIRRYVQA, from the coding sequence ATGTTCTACCGTCTCGCCGCCGACAGCCTGGTGCTGTTTCACCTCAGCTTTATCCTGTTCGTGCTGTTCGGTGGGTTGCTCGCCCTCAAGTGGCGCCGCGTGATCTGGCTGCACTTGCCTGCCGTGGCCTGGGGCATCGCGGTTGAGCTGCTGCACCTGCCCTGCCCGCTGACCCGCTGGGAAAACCTGTTTCGCCACCTCGCCGGGCAGGATGGTTATGGCGGCGGGTTTATCGAGCATTACATCCTCACGCTGATCTACCCCGCCGGGCTGACGCCGGATATTCAACTGGCGCTCGGCGCGGTGGTGGTCGCGGTCAACGTCGCGGTGTACGGCTGGCTGATCCGACGTTACGTACAGGCTTGA